CGGGATCAGAATGGACCAGACCTTAATAAAAAACCAAATGGTTAATGCCAAACCGAGAACTGATAAAAGAACTCGCCAAAAGGGAAGACCTTTCACGCGGCCAGGCCTTCTTTCATTCTTCTGTCCAACTCTTGATTGGTGCGCCTTAGAAGCGCGGAGAGCATGATGGCCATATTACGCAATAACTTAACTCCAATCGCCGGATGGTCCCGAATCAAAGCGTCCAAGGTAGCGGTGTAAAGCAAATATATTTCGCCGTCCTCCACAATCTTGGCCGTGGCGGTTCGCTTCATTTGTTCAAGAAGCGCCATTTCTCCAAACATCTGCCCCGAACCCAACACCCCCAAACTCCTTTCCTTTCCCGCTGATGACCGGGTGAGTTCCACTTGACCTGACTTGATAATGAATACCGCTTTTCCCACCTGACCTTCTTCAAACAATTGTTCTCCCACATGATAAAGGCGAGGTTGCATGGAAAGCATCACGCGGCCCAATTGGCGGGTGGAGAGGGAGTGAAACAGCGGCACGGACCGGAAAAACTCGAGTTCTTGAGTGTGTTGCTCGTTTCTAAAAAATCGTCGAAACCACCGAGGAGACGCCGGGGTCAGCATAGCCCCCCCTGCGGGTCATTCGAGAACCACCTCAAAATTCCATTGAGCCTTCCGCGAAACCACATCACGTTTGATCACGACCTCCCGGTCAGATAAGCGAAAATATTCAACCAACTCGCCATCTGAACGAACATCTCTAATTTTCATCTTGTCGAAGGACTTTTTGGTGGGGTTGACATACTCAACCCTGACCTCGGATCCGGCAAATCGAACCGACACCGCTGCGCGTCCCCGTTTATCAAACTGCTCAGGTGTCAACTTGGGCGCCAACAAAAGATCTCCCTTCAACCCTCTGACCCCAAAGACCTGCGTTAACAACGTCAGAACATACCAGCTGGCCGATCCCGTCAAATACATGTAGCGACCTCGACCCTCGTTGTTGAAGTATTCAGGAAGTCCAGGAAAAATTCTACTTCTCTGTGAATTTTGAGCCATCTTAAAAAGAGAACTAAAAACGAAGTGTCCTTCTTTAACGAAATTTCTTTGATAAAGAGCATTCGCGTACATGACGGCCATGTGGCTAAAAACGGCCCCATTTTCTTTCTCGCCAAAAGCAAATGAAAAAGCGCGCCCCAATTCAGGTTGAATACAACCAAAATCCGTGTTGAGACGAACCCCGCCCAACTTCGAATCAAACAAATACTTATCGACCGCTTTCACCACCGATTGAATCCGACCCTGATCCGCGGTACCCGCCATAATTGGATACACCTGCCCTGACAACGTCATTCGCACTTGGCCTTTGGTATTTTTCCCCTCCACTCTGTTCCCCTTGTTGTCATAGTAACCGTTGTACCAGGCATGACCATTCTCTTCGACCCATTCTTGCTGGTTGATTTTTTGTCGGATCCAGTCCGCTTTTTCTCTTAAATCACGAGCCAACTCAGAAATAGGCAAGGACGCCTGTTTGCCCGATAATCCCCGCGCGACGGTTTGAAAATAGTTTTCCAACCTATTCTTCTTCTCATGCGCCCGTTCATAATCCACCCGGTTTTCCAAACGGTCCAACAGAAGTTTTAACTCTTGGGCCACCTTGACCTCGGTCCAGGACGCGTTATCAGCCAAAGTTTGGAGCAAGTCCGCCAACGCAGCGAGGTTTCCACCATAAAGATTGGTAAAGGCCACACTTTCACCTCGCGCATGCGCCATATCGAGGCCATCGTTCCAGTCGGCATCTTCGAGCCGGATCATGTTGTGTTCGCCAACATTAAAAAACTGGACGAGCGTTTGGATCAAAATATGTTCGAGCAAACTGCCCTGCTCTTTGGGTCGAGAGGAATCTATTCGCCAAGACGCGTCCACCCTTTTCCCACGATGGGTCAAAGCATCCCTGAAATAGGGAACCGTTTCACGCAGAATGTTCCAATCTCCGGTTTGGTTCAAATAAAGAAGGGTGGTTAAAAACGGCCAAACTCCATGATCCATCCAGGTTCGGGCAATGTTGTTTCGGTCCGCGATAAATTCAGGTTTCCATTTCCCTGCCACTTGTAGTCTTCCAATAATAGTGGCATTGGAGCCGTCCACGCGAACCCCTCCAAAATTGTGGACGATATCTTCGCGCACTTCTTCCGGGTTTTGCAAAAGAAGCGCCAAACAGTCTTGCCACAAATCTCTCCAGCCTCGTCCGCCGCGCCCATAATCGAAATCAGGCAGAAATGAGCACCCAAACAATTTCCGTAAGATGGGTTGGCATTGCACCCAACGAATCCAAGAGTTGAATTGAGGATCTCCTGTCTCAAAACCAATCGTGCCAAGTTTTTCATTCCAATAAGCCTTGGTGTTATCCAACCACTGATATACGGTTTCCGGGATTGGAACAACCGGCAGCTTTTTGCGGGGATCTTTTTCAATTCCCAACAAAAGAACAAAACTAGTCTTTTCGCCCGCCTTCAGCGTTACGGGTTTAAATTGCAAAGCCCCCATGGCCTCTTTGCCTTGGTCAGCTTCTGAAATATTTTTGAAAGCCTTTTTATCTTCCACCAAAGCGAGCGGCCGTTCCAAGTCTCCGCTTTCCCCCATAAACGCGGCCTGTGTTGGAAACAACCCAACGGGCGAGTGACCCCGTCCATCCGCTCCCAAAACGTAATAGGTGGTATTGTTGATTAAATGACCGCGTTCATTGAAGGTCATGGTGGGACGCAGCGACAAGCCATAGGGTTCTTTATTCAAGCGATGCAAAAGAGACGTGACATGGCGATGATCGCGTAAATTGTCGGCAGACCGCCCAAAAAGCGGGATCGCGGATGTGGCCGTGAAGGAGAGAGATTTCTTGGAGATATTTTTAACTTCCACCATCATGATTTCAAAGGTGACCTCTTGTGAAGGGACAAAATTGAGCACACTGGCCTCAAGACCCCATGTTTTGTTGGTTCGAACCACCCGTTGCCAGAGGGGTCCCGCCTCCATATGGACATGATCTTTCCCCTGGGCGCGTTGCCACACACTGCGGCCATTGAGAGCCCAATGCGCCTTTTTGGATTTCACGCTTCCTTTTGGATGGAACGACAGCCAAAAATTTCTGGCGGCTCTTGACAAATGGAGGTCTTCGTAAGAAACCGGAAGTGTTAAAAAAGAATGTTGATCGATTTTTATATCGCCCCCCAAATCTGGCGAAATGGAGGACATCAAACCTTGTTCATTGACCAAAGGAAAATAAACCGAACCCTGTTGGCAAGCATCATCAACGCGAAACGAACCCGTAGAATCCAAATAACGATAGAGAGATAATTTCTTCAAGTCGGGGATGCCTCCGTTTAACGCTTGATTTTTTCAGGATTGGCGGGAATTTGCGAAGGCCGCGCAAACAAGAAACCTTGACCGAGACGAATTCCGGATTTCAAAGCCAAATAACTGTCTGATCTGGACTCCAGTTTGGTGCAAATCACTTCCGCTCCCGTTTGCCGAATAGCACCGATCAAATTCGAAAAACTGTTTTGTTTTTGATGATCATTGAGCATCCCTTTAAAAGTCACCATATTCAGTTTGATGTAGTGGGGTTTCAGTTCTGTCAAAAACCGATACCCCTGGTCTAAAGCGGCAGTGGCCGCATCAATACACACCTTGAAACCTCGGTCTTTGTAAGGAGCCAATTCGGCAAACAACTCCAATGGATCGTTCGAACGGTGAGCCCCCGTGAGCTCCAATATGATTTCTTGTGGGAGGGAGCTCAAGGAGTCAAAAATATCTTGATTGCTTTTTTCACGATCAAGAAAAGTTTCAGGGAAAATATTGATAAAAATTTTAAGTCCACGATTGAGCTGCGAGGAGGCTTCAAGAATTTTTTTCATACACAAGCGGTCCAAACTGAGAACCTGATTGGAAGTTCGTGCTGTTTGGAAAAGCGCATCGGGATACTCAAGAGGCGTGTTTGCGGGCCCTCGCACCAACGCCTCCACTCCAACCACATCATCTGTTTTCATGTCGAGGATGGGTTGAAATAAAACCGAGATGGTTCCGGTTTTAATGATTTCAGTGAGTTGCCCTGGCAAAAAACCGCTAATGGCGCTGGTGATTTGTTCAAGGACCTTGGGGGACCCCGCCGCAGATCCGGGACCCCATGTAAATTCCGCCAAAGGAGCGTTCGCGGTCCGGCGATCTCTGACGTAAGCGCTTCCATGAAATGATTTCGCGTATTTTTTCAATTGGGTCAGAGAATGATTGATCTGTCCCAAATTAGAAAACTTCCCGCCCTCATCTGAAGCCAATCCAATGGACATGGACACGAGTGGGATTTGAGAGACCACTCCCCGCCGATCCTCAACCACCACATATCCATTCTTGCGGTCTTCTTCGCTGTAAAAATTTTTAGCTCCTTTATCGAATTCATCCGTCATTTTTTGGCATATCTCCGAGGCATTCTCATAGGCACATATGAAAACAAAATCGTCTCCTCCCACGTGACCAATGAAATTTAAATTCGGAGATAACTTTTCAACCACATTCACGATGGTTTTCGCTGTATAACGAAGAACCTCATCTCCATTTGAAAACCCATATTTGTCATTGAAGGCTTTAAAATTATTGAGGTCCACATAACCCACAGCATAGGGTTTTCCTGAACCGATCCGCATTTGGAGAGATTTCACAATCGCCGTATTTCCAGGCAACCGCGTGAGTGGGTTCGCATCCAAATGAGCCTGCGCCCGTTCTTTAACAAGTTGGGTTCGAAGTAATAAATCATTGACATCAATGGGCTTGACTAAATATTCATCCATGATGATATCGAGGCTTCGCATCTTGTCCAAAAAATCAATGCGGTTGGAAAGGACAATCAAAGGAACATCGCGAAACATCAGATTGCGCTTGAGTTCACGGGCGATATGAAACCCGTCCAAGTCGGGCAAGTTGATATCGAGGATCACTACATCTGGAGGAGATTTAAAAATAGCCGTGAAAGCTTGTTCAGAAGAAGAGGAGGTGGTTAAGGTATACCCCGCCTGAGTAAGCGCCTGGGTAACAATCTCTACAAGTTCTGGATCATCCTCGATTAAATGGACGGACCCCAAATTCTTGGCAGGTATGTTGGCCATTAATCCATTATACTTTGCTTTATGCGAATCCTATCCAGGGGGATTTTCCCCCTCCTTCTGATTTGTTGGGCCATGAAGGGTTCCGCCCAAGATCCCAATGAGATATTAAATTCCACAATGGAGGGAGATAACGGCTCTCCCGCCGAACAAGTGGCGCCCAAAATTAAAACCCAGCTTGAGGCACTGCGAATGGACGCTCAAGATTTCAGATTGTCTCCGGGCTGGCCTCTGCCCTATACCATCGCCTCAATTGAAACTTTTTTCAACACGCCCCTCGACATCCCCGTTTCGGCCGGCCACTGGGCTGATCATGTTGAAAATGCCACCCAGCTTTTAGATTACCTCACAACCGCCGCCAATATTTTGAACCTCTCTTTACCAACCACCGCTCTCAACCCGCTGAAAAGTATAAACAAAACGATTCCAATCGAACTCCATAAACCGGTGGGAATTCTGCTTGGAAGCCTCCAACAAGCGCAACCCTATCTCAACCGCGCGGTTGATTCATTGTCTAAAGAAGCGCGCCAAGGATTGCTCGACCTCAACAGTTGGCCCGACGTCCACACCGGAGCCATCAAGCAAGAAATATCCTCCCGTCGAATAAAAGCCAATTACGACAACCTCTCAA
Above is a window of Elusimicrobiota bacterium DNA encoding:
- the rcsC_2 gene encoding Sensor histidine kinase RcsC translates to MANIPAKNLGSVHLIEDDPELVEIVTQALTQAGYTLTTSSSSEQAFTAIFKSPPDVVILDINLPDLDGFHIARELKRNLMFRDVPLIVLSNRIDFLDKMRSLDIIMDEYLVKPIDVNDLLLRTQLVKERAQAHLDANPLTRLPGNTAIVKSLQMRIGSGKPYAVGYVDLNNFKAFNDKYGFSNGDEVLRYTAKTIVNVVEKLSPNLNFIGHVGGDDFVFICAYENASEICQKMTDEFDKGAKNFYSEEDRKNGYVVVEDRRGVVSQIPLVSMSIGLASDEGGKFSNLGQINHSLTQLKKYAKSFHGSAYVRDRRTANAPLAEFTWGPGSAAGSPKVLEQITSAISGFLPGQLTEIIKTGTISVLFQPILDMKTDDVVGVEALVRGPANTPLEYPDALFQTARTSNQVLSLDRLCMKKILEASSQLNRGLKIFINIFPETFLDREKSNQDIFDSLSSLPQEIILELTGAHRSNDPLELFAELAPYKDRGFKVCIDAATAALDQGYRFLTELKPHYIKLNMVTFKGMLNDHQKQNSFSNLIGAIRQTGAEVICTKLESRSDSYLALKSGIRLGQGFLFARPSQIPANPEKIKR